The proteins below come from a single Romeriopsis navalis LEGE 11480 genomic window:
- a CDS encoding tetratricopeptide repeat protein — protein MTDLRERYSSLIETIVQSGLNGTVQSRSQVYDLIANEFEPATEAIFSDCLGQRINQTENQVAIPDALTQVRANRALRTLQTIQLEWQRYQAAVSAKDLVANTIFQITTAAPHDRLSILVDTLSPKQSQSMALPLLEQLARGLANVPCEPSTQNILQQYATGIEQGLNSWKAIDRHLVSWLYTPQQQSQSNAAKSPWRLWSMQPIGELPKQLFTALHHKTPLENWAADRHDFSLANWIETVLVLQRAQQGLIRWANQQPYNDQASKQLLSSLYLGFASTWVQLGQGLDRCVSLNSQNRRQFSHIALRLGLQFLQQFTQHPKFPLYGNAQHTPQNKSLCDALRYLSQPLNQLNAQAEKARILTVVGSLVVLSGKCADAEKLHQQALELAQATEDAICSIANLNHLSRIAAMQSQCSVAIEYAQRALITARQIGDAQGEANALMNLGTASARQAQLMEAPVREYEAAMDYLTEAIEKAQALGDEHCEGLCANALANLCINIGHPGEGLRWLQTGFKATTTCGDLYLQARHFTSMAEACKQVSHPGDAIYAACLGLYYFDQINWREWRQPAAVLTQLKQRLGQRFDQLLSQELAEIIRQIGAEGFAQITRRLEEYGQLENC, from the coding sequence ATGACCGATCTAAGAGAGCGCTACAGCAGCCTGATTGAGACCATTGTGCAAAGCGGGCTCAACGGCACAGTGCAATCGCGATCGCAAGTTTACGACTTGATCGCCAACGAATTTGAACCCGCCACCGAAGCAATTTTTAGTGATTGTCTGGGCCAACGAATTAACCAGACAGAAAATCAAGTTGCGATCCCCGACGCCCTGACTCAAGTACGCGCCAACCGGGCACTACGCACACTCCAAACGATCCAGCTGGAGTGGCAACGCTACCAAGCCGCCGTCAGCGCCAAGGATTTAGTGGCCAATACGATTTTCCAAATCACCACCGCCGCCCCGCACGATCGACTCAGTATTCTCGTCGATACCTTGAGTCCAAAACAGAGCCAATCGATGGCCCTACCACTGCTTGAACAACTAGCTCGGGGTCTAGCTAATGTCCCCTGTGAGCCATCAACCCAAAATATCTTGCAACAATATGCCACAGGGATTGAGCAGGGGCTGAATTCCTGGAAGGCCATTGATCGACATCTCGTCAGTTGGCTCTACACGCCCCAACAACAATCGCAGTCAAATGCGGCCAAAAGCCCTTGGCGACTGTGGTCGATGCAACCGATCGGGGAGCTACCAAAGCAGCTATTTACGGCATTACACCACAAGACACCGCTGGAAAATTGGGCGGCTGATCGCCATGATTTCAGTTTGGCCAATTGGATCGAAACGGTATTAGTGCTGCAACGCGCCCAGCAGGGCCTGATTCGCTGGGCCAATCAGCAACCTTATAATGATCAGGCATCCAAGCAACTGCTCAGTTCCCTCTACCTCGGTTTTGCCAGTACCTGGGTGCAGTTGGGGCAAGGACTCGATCGCTGCGTTAGCCTGAATAGCCAAAATCGGCGTCAATTTAGCCATATTGCCTTACGACTCGGCCTGCAGTTTCTCCAACAGTTCACCCAACATCCAAAATTTCCGCTCTATGGCAATGCCCAGCATACCCCTCAAAACAAAAGTCTATGCGACGCTTTGCGATATCTGAGCCAACCGCTGAATCAACTCAATGCCCAGGCAGAAAAAGCGCGGATATTAACCGTCGTCGGCAGTCTAGTCGTCTTATCGGGAAAATGCGCCGACGCCGAAAAGCTGCATCAACAGGCCCTTGAACTGGCGCAAGCAACAGAGGATGCGATTTGCAGTATCGCCAATCTGAACCACCTCAGCCGCATTGCCGCGATGCAAAGTCAATGCTCAGTAGCGATCGAATATGCCCAACGGGCCTTAATCACGGCGCGGCAAATTGGCGATGCTCAAGGTGAAGCAAACGCCTTAATGAATCTCGGCACCGCATCCGCCCGACAGGCCCAACTGATGGAAGCACCCGTCCGAGAATACGAAGCCGCCATGGACTACCTGACTGAGGCGATCGAAAAGGCCCAGGCCCTCGGCGACGAGCATTGCGAAGGGTTATGCGCCAATGCCCTGGCGAATCTTTGCATCAACATTGGCCATCCCGGCGAAGGCTTACGCTGGCTCCAAACCGGCTTCAAAGCCACCACCACCTGCGGTGATCTATACCTCCAAGCTCGCCACTTTACGAGCATGGCGGAAGCCTGCAAGCAGGTATCCCATCCGGGGGATGCGATTTATGCGGCTTGTTTAGGCCTCTATTACTTTGATCAGATTAATTGGCGCGAATGGCGACAG